One window of Bacillus sp. FJAT-45350 genomic DNA carries:
- a CDS encoding YuiA family protein, producing MVFKRATLKKGHCPYCEGRGYFQLMLGGSETCIYCEGKGELTLSKELTNSL from the coding sequence ATGGTATTTAAACGTGCAACTTTGAAAAAGGGACATTGCCCTTATTGTGAGGGAAGAGGATACTTTCAGTTGATGCTAGGCGGTAGCGAGACATGTATCTATTGTGAAGGTAAAGGTGAACTCACTCTTTCAAAAGAATTAACGAATTCATTATAG